A genomic region of Arachis hypogaea cultivar Tifrunner chromosome 5, arahy.Tifrunner.gnm2.J5K5, whole genome shotgun sequence contains the following coding sequences:
- the LOC112801568 gene encoding CSC1-like protein At1g69450 isoform X3, with product MIVSALLTSLGINTALCVLFFILYSILRKQPSNYEVYVPRLLAKGTSRRQSHFNMERLIPSPGWVGKAWRLSEEELLSLSGLDGVVFMCIITFSLKIFTFAGIIGILVILPVNCWGSNQQDFDITNFANNSLDVFTISNVDNGSNWLWVHFSAIYLVTGFICLLLFYEYRYISSRRISFFYSSKPQPHQFTILARSTPTYPGCSISDSVENFFKDLYPSIYLSHVVVHRTSKIRTLLNESKQLYKRITRLQSDSDPTLPQHNCCGIFGLCGRKSNLRERYEKKLEDIEENVRLKQSKVLLAGEEARAAFVFFKTRFGAATASSLQQSINPTLWNTELAPEPHDVYWPFFSESFMQRWISKLVVVAASILFTILFLIPVVFVQGLTNLSQLEVLFPFLTTILTIKFVSQVITGYLPSLILQLFLKLVPPVMEFLSSIQGHISHSSIELSATKKVLWFTIWNVIFATVFSGSVLSMLSILLDPKGIPSKLAAAVPAQASFFIAYVVTTGWTSVSSELFRIIPLIFSLIRRPFTSPSDEFEEVPSIPYHRDVPRILFFGLLGIIYFFLAPLILPFLLAYLCLAYIVFRNQFMNVYAPKYETAGKCWPIVHNSMIFSMVLMHIIAVGIFALKRLPLASTLVVPLPILTLLFNEYCRKRFLPIFVAYSAEHIHQYKPNLAMRN from the exons ATGATTGTCTCTGCTCTGTTAACTTCTCTTGGGATCAACACTGCGCTCTGTGTGTTGTTCTTCATTCTGTATTCCATATTGAGGAAACAACCCAGCAATTATGAAGTTTATGTGCCGCGCCTTCTGGCCAAAGGAACTTCTAGGAGGCAAAGCCATTTCAACATGGAAAGACTAATACCTTCTCCAGGTTGGGTTGGAAAAGCTTGGAGGCTCTCTGAAGAGGAACTGTTATCTTTATCAGGCTTAGACGGTGTTGTGTTTATGTGCATTATAACATTCAG CTTGAAAATTTTTACCTTTGCTGGGATTATTGGGATCCTTGTCATTCTTCCAGTAAATTGTTGGGGAAGTAACCAACAAGATTTCGACATCACCAACTTCGCCAATAACTCCTTGGATGTGTTCACCATATCAAATGTAGACAATGGCTCTAACTG GTTGTGGGTCCACTTCTCTGCTATATATCTTGTCACTGGATTCATTTGCTTGCTACTGTTTTAT gAATATAGATACATATCTTCAAGaagaatttcttttttttattcatccaAACCTCAGCCTCATCAGTTTACCATTTTGGCCCGCAGCACTCCTACTTACCCCGGTTGCAGCATCAGTGATAGTGTTGAGAACTTCTTTAAAGACCTTTATCCTTCTATATACCTGTCACATGTGGTTGTTCACCGCACAAGTAAAATCCGGACACTCTTG AATGAATCCAAACAATTATATAAAAGGATTACTCGGTTACAGTCGGATTCGGATCCCACTCTGCCACAGCATAATTGTTGTGGCATTTTTGGACTTTGTGGACGGAAAAGTAATCTCCGAGAGCGTTACGAAAAGAAGTTAGAGGACATCGAGGAGAATGTAAGGTTGAAGCAGTCAAAGGTTTTATTGGCAGGAGAA GAAGCTCGAGCTGCCTTTGTGTTCTTCAAAACTCGTTTTGGAGCTGCAACTGCTTCCAGTTTGCAGCAGTCCATCAATCCCACCCTGTGGAATACTGAACTAGCTCCAGAACCTCATGATGTTTACTGGCCTTTCTTTTCCGAGTCGTTCATGCAAAGATGGATTTCTAAACTGGTCGTTGTAGCTGCAAGTATTCTTTTCACCATTTTATTCCTTATACCTGTTGTGTTTGTGCAAGGGCTTACCAACCTTAGTCAACTGGAAGTTTTATTTCCCTTCTTGACTACTATTCTGACAAT AAAATTTGTGAGTCAAGTGATTACTGGATACCTTCCCAGCCTTATTCTCCAGTTGTTTCTGAAATTAGTGCCACCTGTTATGGAGTTCCTTTCCTCCATTCAAGGACACATCTCGCATAGTTCTATCGAATTGAGTGCAACTAAGAAAGTTCTGTGGTTCACAATATGGAATGTGATTTTTGCAACTGTGTTTTCGGGGTCAGTTCTATCTATGCTGTCTATTTTGCTTGATCCCAAGGGCATTCCTTCAAAGCTGGCTGCTGCAGTTCCTGCGCAG GCATCATTTTTCATTGCTTATGTTGTCACAACAGGATGGACAAGTGTGTCATCAGAACTATTCCGTATAATCCCTCTGATTTTCAGTTTAATAAGAAGGCCTTTCACAAGTCCGAGTGATGAATTCGAAGAAGTCCCATCTATTCCATACCACAGGGATGTTCCAAGGATCCTTTTCTTTGGACTTCTTGGCATTATCTATTTCTTTCTGGCTCCACTGATTTTACCATTCCTATTGGCCTATCTGTGCCTGGCATACATCGTGTTCCGCAACCAG TTTATGAATGTATATGCACCAAAGTATGAAACTGCTGGGAAATGTTGGCCGATCGTGCACAATTCAATGATATTTTCAATGGTACTCATGCACATCATTGCAGTGGGAATCTTTGCACTGAAAAGACTTCCCCTAGCGTCCACCTTGGTAGTTCCTCTTCCGATCCTCACGCTTCTCTTTAACGAGTACTGTCGGAAACGGTTCCTACCAATATTTGTCGCATATTCTGCAGAG CATATACATCAATATAAGCCTAACTTGGCCATGAGAAACTGA
- the LOC112801568 gene encoding CSC1-like protein At1g69450 isoform X2, with translation MIVSALLTSLGINTALCVLFFILYSILRKQPSNYEVYVPRLLAKGTSRRQSHFNMERLIPSPGWVGKAWRLSEEELLSLSGLDGVVFMCIITFSLKIFTFAGIIGILVILPVNCWGSNQQDFDITNFANNSLDVFTISNVDNGSNWLWVHFSAIYLVTGFICLLLFYEYRYISSRRISFFYSSKPQPHQFTILARSTPTYPGCSISDSVENFFKDLYPSIYLSHVVVHRTSKIRTLLNESKQLYKRITRLQSDSDPTLPQHNCCGIFGLCGRKSNLRERYEKKLEDIEENVRLKQSKVLLAGEEARAAFVFFKTRFGAATASSLQQSINPTLWNTELAPEPHDVYWPFFSESFMQRWISKLVVVAASILFTILFLIPVVFVQGLTNLSQLEVLFPFLTTILTIKFVSQVITGYLPSLILQLFLKLVPPVMEFLSSIQGHISHSSIELSATKKVLWFTIWNVIFATVFSGSVLSMLSILLDPKGIPSKLAAAVPAQASFFIAYVVTTGWTSVSSELFRIIPLIFSLIRRPFTSPSDEFEEVPSIPYHRDVPRILFFGLLGIIYFFLAPLILPFLLAYLCLAYIVFRNQFMNVYAPKYETAGKCWPIVHNSMIFSMVLMHIIAVGIFALKRLPLASTLVVPLPILTLLFNEYCRKRFLPIFVAYSAELQHIHQYKPNLAMRN, from the exons ATGATTGTCTCTGCTCTGTTAACTTCTCTTGGGATCAACACTGCGCTCTGTGTGTTGTTCTTCATTCTGTATTCCATATTGAGGAAACAACCCAGCAATTATGAAGTTTATGTGCCGCGCCTTCTGGCCAAAGGAACTTCTAGGAGGCAAAGCCATTTCAACATGGAAAGACTAATACCTTCTCCAGGTTGGGTTGGAAAAGCTTGGAGGCTCTCTGAAGAGGAACTGTTATCTTTATCAGGCTTAGACGGTGTTGTGTTTATGTGCATTATAACATTCAG CTTGAAAATTTTTACCTTTGCTGGGATTATTGGGATCCTTGTCATTCTTCCAGTAAATTGTTGGGGAAGTAACCAACAAGATTTCGACATCACCAACTTCGCCAATAACTCCTTGGATGTGTTCACCATATCAAATGTAGACAATGGCTCTAACTG GTTGTGGGTCCACTTCTCTGCTATATATCTTGTCACTGGATTCATTTGCTTGCTACTGTTTTAT gAATATAGATACATATCTTCAAGaagaatttcttttttttattcatccaAACCTCAGCCTCATCAGTTTACCATTTTGGCCCGCAGCACTCCTACTTACCCCGGTTGCAGCATCAGTGATAGTGTTGAGAACTTCTTTAAAGACCTTTATCCTTCTATATACCTGTCACATGTGGTTGTTCACCGCACAAGTAAAATCCGGACACTCTTG AATGAATCCAAACAATTATATAAAAGGATTACTCGGTTACAGTCGGATTCGGATCCCACTCTGCCACAGCATAATTGTTGTGGCATTTTTGGACTTTGTGGACGGAAAAGTAATCTCCGAGAGCGTTACGAAAAGAAGTTAGAGGACATCGAGGAGAATGTAAGGTTGAAGCAGTCAAAGGTTTTATTGGCAGGAGAA GAAGCTCGAGCTGCCTTTGTGTTCTTCAAAACTCGTTTTGGAGCTGCAACTGCTTCCAGTTTGCAGCAGTCCATCAATCCCACCCTGTGGAATACTGAACTAGCTCCAGAACCTCATGATGTTTACTGGCCTTTCTTTTCCGAGTCGTTCATGCAAAGATGGATTTCTAAACTGGTCGTTGTAGCTGCAAGTATTCTTTTCACCATTTTATTCCTTATACCTGTTGTGTTTGTGCAAGGGCTTACCAACCTTAGTCAACTGGAAGTTTTATTTCCCTTCTTGACTACTATTCTGACAAT AAAATTTGTGAGTCAAGTGATTACTGGATACCTTCCCAGCCTTATTCTCCAGTTGTTTCTGAAATTAGTGCCACCTGTTATGGAGTTCCTTTCCTCCATTCAAGGACACATCTCGCATAGTTCTATCGAATTGAGTGCAACTAAGAAAGTTCTGTGGTTCACAATATGGAATGTGATTTTTGCAACTGTGTTTTCGGGGTCAGTTCTATCTATGCTGTCTATTTTGCTTGATCCCAAGGGCATTCCTTCAAAGCTGGCTGCTGCAGTTCCTGCGCAG GCATCATTTTTCATTGCTTATGTTGTCACAACAGGATGGACAAGTGTGTCATCAGAACTATTCCGTATAATCCCTCTGATTTTCAGTTTAATAAGAAGGCCTTTCACAAGTCCGAGTGATGAATTCGAAGAAGTCCCATCTATTCCATACCACAGGGATGTTCCAAGGATCCTTTTCTTTGGACTTCTTGGCATTATCTATTTCTTTCTGGCTCCACTGATTTTACCATTCCTATTGGCCTATCTGTGCCTGGCATACATCGTGTTCCGCAACCAG TTTATGAATGTATATGCACCAAAGTATGAAACTGCTGGGAAATGTTGGCCGATCGTGCACAATTCAATGATATTTTCAATGGTACTCATGCACATCATTGCAGTGGGAATCTTTGCACTGAAAAGACTTCCCCTAGCGTCCACCTTGGTAGTTCCTCTTCCGATCCTCACGCTTCTCTTTAACGAGTACTGTCGGAAACGGTTCCTACCAATATTTGTCGCATATTCTGCAGAG TTGCAGCATATACATCAATATAAGCCTAACTTGGCCATGAGAAACTGA
- the LOC112801568 gene encoding CSC1-like protein At1g69450 isoform X1, with translation MIVSALLTSLGINTALCVLFFILYSILRKQPSNYEVYVPRLLAKGTSRRQSHFNMERLIPSPGWVGKAWRLSEEELLSLSGLDGVVFMCIITFSLKIFTFAGIIGILVILPVNCWGSNQQDFDITNFANNSLDVFTISNVDNGSNWLWVHFSAIYLVTGFICLLLFYEYRYISSRRISFFYSSKPQPHQFTILARSTPTYPGCSISDSVENFFKDLYPSIYLSHVVVHRTSKIRTLLNESKQLYKRITRLQSDSDPTLPQHNCCGIFGLCGRKSNLRERYEKKLEDIEENVRLKQSKVLLAGEEARAAFVFFKTRFGAATASSLQQSINPTLWNTELAPEPHDVYWPFFSESFMQRWISKLVVVAASILFTILFLIPVVFVQGLTNLSQLEVLFPFLTTILTIKFVSQVITGYLPSLILQLFLKLVPPVMEFLSSIQGHISHSSIELSATKKVLWFTIWNVIFATVFSGSVLSMLSILLDPKGIPSKLAAAVPAQASFFIAYVVTTGWTSVSSELFRIIPLIFSLIRRPFTSPSDEFEEVPSIPYHRDVPRILFFGLLGIIYFFLAPLILPFLLAYLCLAYIVFRNQFMNVYAPKYETAGKCWPIVHNSMIFSMVLMHIIAVGIFALKRLPLASTLVVPLPILTLLFNEYCRKRFLPIFVAYSAESLIKKDREDENDATMTLFYDGLVNAYKDPALLPTQYSSNSGDLRSALISEA, from the exons ATGATTGTCTCTGCTCTGTTAACTTCTCTTGGGATCAACACTGCGCTCTGTGTGTTGTTCTTCATTCTGTATTCCATATTGAGGAAACAACCCAGCAATTATGAAGTTTATGTGCCGCGCCTTCTGGCCAAAGGAACTTCTAGGAGGCAAAGCCATTTCAACATGGAAAGACTAATACCTTCTCCAGGTTGGGTTGGAAAAGCTTGGAGGCTCTCTGAAGAGGAACTGTTATCTTTATCAGGCTTAGACGGTGTTGTGTTTATGTGCATTATAACATTCAG CTTGAAAATTTTTACCTTTGCTGGGATTATTGGGATCCTTGTCATTCTTCCAGTAAATTGTTGGGGAAGTAACCAACAAGATTTCGACATCACCAACTTCGCCAATAACTCCTTGGATGTGTTCACCATATCAAATGTAGACAATGGCTCTAACTG GTTGTGGGTCCACTTCTCTGCTATATATCTTGTCACTGGATTCATTTGCTTGCTACTGTTTTAT gAATATAGATACATATCTTCAAGaagaatttcttttttttattcatccaAACCTCAGCCTCATCAGTTTACCATTTTGGCCCGCAGCACTCCTACTTACCCCGGTTGCAGCATCAGTGATAGTGTTGAGAACTTCTTTAAAGACCTTTATCCTTCTATATACCTGTCACATGTGGTTGTTCACCGCACAAGTAAAATCCGGACACTCTTG AATGAATCCAAACAATTATATAAAAGGATTACTCGGTTACAGTCGGATTCGGATCCCACTCTGCCACAGCATAATTGTTGTGGCATTTTTGGACTTTGTGGACGGAAAAGTAATCTCCGAGAGCGTTACGAAAAGAAGTTAGAGGACATCGAGGAGAATGTAAGGTTGAAGCAGTCAAAGGTTTTATTGGCAGGAGAA GAAGCTCGAGCTGCCTTTGTGTTCTTCAAAACTCGTTTTGGAGCTGCAACTGCTTCCAGTTTGCAGCAGTCCATCAATCCCACCCTGTGGAATACTGAACTAGCTCCAGAACCTCATGATGTTTACTGGCCTTTCTTTTCCGAGTCGTTCATGCAAAGATGGATTTCTAAACTGGTCGTTGTAGCTGCAAGTATTCTTTTCACCATTTTATTCCTTATACCTGTTGTGTTTGTGCAAGGGCTTACCAACCTTAGTCAACTGGAAGTTTTATTTCCCTTCTTGACTACTATTCTGACAAT AAAATTTGTGAGTCAAGTGATTACTGGATACCTTCCCAGCCTTATTCTCCAGTTGTTTCTGAAATTAGTGCCACCTGTTATGGAGTTCCTTTCCTCCATTCAAGGACACATCTCGCATAGTTCTATCGAATTGAGTGCAACTAAGAAAGTTCTGTGGTTCACAATATGGAATGTGATTTTTGCAACTGTGTTTTCGGGGTCAGTTCTATCTATGCTGTCTATTTTGCTTGATCCCAAGGGCATTCCTTCAAAGCTGGCTGCTGCAGTTCCTGCGCAG GCATCATTTTTCATTGCTTATGTTGTCACAACAGGATGGACAAGTGTGTCATCAGAACTATTCCGTATAATCCCTCTGATTTTCAGTTTAATAAGAAGGCCTTTCACAAGTCCGAGTGATGAATTCGAAGAAGTCCCATCTATTCCATACCACAGGGATGTTCCAAGGATCCTTTTCTTTGGACTTCTTGGCATTATCTATTTCTTTCTGGCTCCACTGATTTTACCATTCCTATTGGCCTATCTGTGCCTGGCATACATCGTGTTCCGCAACCAG TTTATGAATGTATATGCACCAAAGTATGAAACTGCTGGGAAATGTTGGCCGATCGTGCACAATTCAATGATATTTTCAATGGTACTCATGCACATCATTGCAGTGGGAATCTTTGCACTGAAAAGACTTCCCCTAGCGTCCACCTTGGTAGTTCCTCTTCCGATCCTCACGCTTCTCTTTAACGAGTACTGTCGGAAACGGTTCCTACCAATATTTGTCGCATATTCTGCAGAG